tatctctgagaccaggttgcttgttGTGTTGTAACAACAAAGAGAATTACGTGGAGAATTTATGTTAGCGGTTAGGAAAAGCAAcaaaggttaggataattaagtAAAAAGTTACGTGAATTGGGATAAGGTTAGAATAATGGTTAGGGGAAGGGGAAGCTAAAATGCTACAGTTCACCCTGATGCAActtgaacacacaacctttggatTGCTAGCGCTATACACCTtatgtaacggttctcttcttcctctgaagaagaggtgtagcagggatcggaccaagacGCAGCGTAGTTATAATTCATGGTACTTTTAATAAcgaaactatacatgaaatagactacaaaacaagaaacatgaaaacacgaaacagtcccgtgtggtacaaacactgacacagtagacaaccacccacaaaacaggctacctaaatatggttcccaatcagagacaatgactaacacctgcctctgattgagaaccatatcaggccaaacatagaaatagacaaaccagacacacaacatagaatgcccacccagctcacatcctgaccaacactaaaacaaggaaaacacacaagaaccaTGGTCAGAACATTACAGTACCCCCCTgtctgcggtggcggctctggcgatggacgtggaccccactccataattgtcttagtccacctccttagcgtcccttgagtggcgaccctcgcagctgaccttggcctaggaaccctaacaacgggccccactggactgaggggcagctcgggactgaggggcagctcgggactgaggggtagctcgggactgaggggtagctcgggactgaggggaagctcgggactgaggggaagctcgggactgagggggagctcgggactgagggggagctcgggactgaggggagctccggactgaggggtagctcgggactgaggggaagctcgggactgagggggagctcgggactgagggggagctcgggactgaggggagctcgggactgagaggaagctcgggactgagaggaagctcaggactgagaggaagctcaggactgagaggaagctcaggcaggttgatagatctggcagatcctggctggctggtggttccggcagatcctggctgactggcggttcgggcagatcctggctgactggcagttctggcagatcctggctgactggcagttctggcagatcctggctgactggtggttctggcagatcctggctgactggcagctctggcagatcctggctgacttgcGGATCCTGGCtaactgacggctctggcagatcctggctgactggcagttctggcagatcctggctgactggcggatcctggctgaatggcggttcctggctgattggcggatctgacggatcctggcagactgggggctctggcggatcctggctgactggcggcactggcggatcctggctgactggtggcactggtggctcctggctgactggcggcactggcggctccttgcagactggcggcactggaaaCGCTGGGCAGGTCTGGCGGCACTggaggcgctgggcagacgggtggctcaggcggcgcaggtcagactggcgactctgatggcgctgggcagacgggtagctcaggcgtcgctgggcagactggtgactctgatggcgctgggcaggcgggtagctcaggcggcactgggcagactggcgactctgatggcgctgggaagacgggaagctccggcaacgctggagaggaaggctctggcagcgctggactgaggagctctggcgcctctggaatgaggggctctggcgcctctggactgaggggcgggagccctgacagcgccggacaggcgggagactccggctgcgctggagaggaggaaggctctgacagcgctggactgaggagctctggcacctctggaatgaggggctctggcgcctctggactgaggggcgggagctctggcagcgccggacaggcgggagactccggctgcgctggagaggaggaaggatctagcagcactggacaggcgagacgcactataggcctgatgcgtggtgccggcactggtggtactgggccgaggacacgcacctcagggcgagtgcggggaagagaaacagggagtactgggctctggacacgcataggaagcctggtgcggggggctgccaccggagggctggtgcgtgtaggtggcactggatagacaggaccgtgcaggtgcactggagctcttgagcatcgagcctgcccaaccttacctggctcgatgcccactctagcccggccgataagaggagctggtatgtaccgcaccgggctttgcacccgcactggagacactgtgcgctccacagcataacacggtgcctgcccggtctctctcgctctccggtaagcacaggaagttggcgcagatctcctacctggcttcgccatactccccgtgtgccccccccaataattttttggggccgactctcgggcttcctaccgcgccgccgtgctcgcttcgccaacctcattctcctgtaaccttcctcgcactgctccatcgaatcccaggcgggctccggcactctccctgggtcgaccgaccacctgtctatctcttcccaagttgtgtagtccagattctgctcccatgtcccgaaatcctgacatcgctgcctctcctgctcctcataatgccgcctctctgttttcgctgcctccagctctgtttTGGGGCGGccatattccccagcctgtgcccagggtccctctccgttcaatATCTGTACCCAAGTCCATGAGTCTTTTGATGCtggctgcttggtcctgttgtggtgggtggttctgtaacggttctcttcttcctcttcctctgaagaagaggtgtagcagggatcggaccaagacGCAGCGTAGTTATAATTCATGGTACTTTTAATAAcgaaactatacatgaaatagACTACAAAACAGGAAAactgaaaacccgaaacagtcccgtgtggtacaaacactgacacaggagacaaccacccacaaaacaggctacctaaatatggttcccaatcagagacaatgactaacacttgcctctgattgagcaccatatcaggccaaacatagaaatagacaaaccagacacacaacatagaatgcccacccagctcacgtcctgaccagcactaaaacaaggaaaacacacaagaacgatggtcagaacgtgacaacttacccatcctccccaaccAACCTCCCTCCTATTTTTTtgtcttaagtaaccttctgtctttgTAATCAATACTACTTATTGGAGGTGAAAAGATTTACATAAAATACCAAACATCTGTCGATTGAGTCCATAACTACAGAGTATGCCAACACTTGATAGATTGTTTTGGAACAATGATTATAAACCTCACATTtacagtgtctgtgtctgttcatTGATTCATCTCTCATTAGAATTGAACTGAATTAAATTTTCCTCTGAAAGAGGACTTTCCTTCTCTCCCATTACTTTTCTCAAACTATAACAGGAATTGTATAGACTTGTTTGTGTTTCTGAGAAGGGAATTTATATGTTTAAGGTAATGACTAAAGAATTCCACCCTGAAACTTATAAGACTATATTCCAATAATGCATGTGTGGGACAAGTTAAGAGGGAGAAATATGTGGAGAAAACAGAGGCTGGTAGACTACATATGATAACTCTGAAAAATCTGACAACAGGAGGGCCCTTCCTATGCCTCTCTTATCAGGGTGGAAAAGAACGGTGAGAAACTGCCAAGGCTGGTAGAAAAGTAAtaaaactgtctctgtgtgtgtgtgtgtgtgtgtgtgtgtgtgtgtgtgtgtgtgtgtgtgtgtagagggggttATAAAGACTGCTCACATTCTGGTTGACTTTAGAGATCTCATGAATAAACTATAATGGACCTTTGCAGAATCTGAGTCTTTGCCTAATTCGTATTAACCCTAGCTATAGGGttaaaaatatactttttttaaatgaaaaaacCCTAGCTATACAACCTAGGGGAAATTGGTCAAAGCTATCATGATTGTTATCATCACTGGGATTGAAAATTTTGACAGTTTCCGTGACAGTTTCCCATTTCAATTAAGTTTGATTGAGGACAATTCCTTCTGTGATGATGTAACTATCTATGGAGTATGTGTCCAACCAATCAATTTGAACGTAATAACGATCAGCTTTTCATTCATGCATTTCATCCAAAGTAGGCATGGATTTACACCGCATGTTAAAGGTTAGTTAAACTGCTCCACTCTAAACAGAAAATATTGGTGGTTTCCGGGGATTACGTGGTCAATGTCTATCTGTCATGTAGAGGCCAGATGGTAGAGTGAAAGACGAGTGGTTGAGGAACAGGTAATGTGCTTTATGAAATAGATCATGAGCAGAGAAGTGAGATGGGTGAAAATGCTGCAGTTAGTTTCCAGACAAGTGTTGCAGCATGAGCAAAAAAAGACTGCCGTTTTTGGGGGTCTTAACTGGAAAAGAACAGGCTCTAAATTTTGTAGCTTAcgtatataatatatactgtactttGTGAGAAGTGTGTTGATACTGAGATATCTAAGCTATCTACTCTCTGAAGCCCAGCATTCAGCCCAGCCTGAAACTCAGCAAGTGAAAGAGATTGTGGGAAGTATTTTTTTCCAGAGCAAGTGTTGGAAGTGGGCAGTTAATTTATGAAGCACAGGTGTAGCTGGCTAAACAACGCATTATCAACCATGATCAGAGATTTGAAAAGATGGTGATGTTATGTCAGACCACTTTATCgtagttgtttttaaaatataaaatatacatgTTATTTAACAAAACACTGGAATCACAACATTGCACAATCTGATCTTTGTGGAAAAATACATCACACAAATGCACAGAATGATAAATGAGGCACTCGTGTTTTCTGACCAAATGTGATTAAAATTATATTTGGCATGGCATAATATACAATACATGTTTTTATATGAAATATAATTTGGCACAATAATGCATGAGCACAGTCCAAATGTAAAAGCATAGAAAGGTTGGAGAACATTTTGCTGACACATCTTTCAAGACTTACACTATACGGTACACTGGCTCAGAGTACAACATGGtgtaatatgtacagtacagtatacagtatactgaaaTATAAAAATGTTAAACCACTATATGTGGAAAATAcattagaagaaaaaaacattagGATTAGTCAATATTTAATATTAGAAATGAACAGCTGCCTGGCATTAAAAGTAACAGGACAAAATGTCCCAAATACACACGACAAAATGTCCCAAATACACTTAAACTCAATAAATAGAGAAATACACTTGAAAACCACCCAACAATTACAGTGTTCCCTCCTAATTTGACGCTAGCAGTAGGCTACATTTGGTATTTGAtcatttattaggatccccattagctgttgcaaaagtagctgctactcttcctggggtccacacaaaacatgaaacatgacatattaTTCAAcgagtgggtctaatcctgattgctgattggttaaatgcatattccagccggtgtctattccacaggtttcctccagataaatctatgacgttaaaatgcctatttactctgttccatctgactgcgcaatccactgtctcatcagccaagcaatttataaacttgatctccactacaaaaagcatctagacattatctcacatttcttttagactaacatttagttatcaacagcggagatttgtataaaccttgttgtctgtctctccaacATATGCAATATTTTTTCAATATTCAGATTTCATCTCCAACTGTCCCTTAGTAATGAATGTGTAGGGGTCGGGAGTTgggacgagagagagaattagGCAGAGTTTCTCAGCctgtcaaaatcatgaatcagctggcataatttttatggatacatacaaagaaatgtaaattgaTAAAAGGTCAAACAAAGTTAGTTTGCAGACTTTCCAGTTTCAGATGGAAGtaattgtgttagctgtgttgttggctagctcctctgaaacattttctgtaagtcttcacaaggttttcacacactgttgctggtattttgtcccattcctccatgcagatctcctctagagcagggatgttttggggctgttgctgggaaacacggactttcaactccctccaaagattttctatggggttgagatctggagactggctaggcctatccatgaccttgaaatgcttcttacgaagccactccttcgttgcccgggcggtgtgtttgggatcattgtcatgctgaaagacccagccacgtttcatcttcaatgcccttgctgatggaaggaggttttcactcaaaatcttacaatacatggccccattcattctttcctttacacggatcagtcgtcatggtccctttgcagaaaaacagccccaaagcatgatgtttccacccccatgcttcacagtaggtatggttgtctttggatgcaactcagcattctttgtcctccaaacacaacgagttgagtttttaccaaaaagttatattttggtttcatctgacaatatgacattctcccaatcttcttctggatcatccaaatgctctctagcaaacttcagacgggcctggacatgtactggcttaagcagggggacacgtctggcactgcaggatttgagtccctggcggcgtagtgtgttactgatggtaggctttgttactttggtcccagctctctgcaggtcattcacgaGGTTcatgagatcttgcatggagccccagatccagggagattatcagtggtcttgtatgtcttccatttcctaataatcgctcccacagtttatttcttcaaaccaagctgcttacctattgcagattcagtcttcccagcctggtgcaggtctacaattttgtttctggtgtcctttgacagctctttggtcttggccatagtggagtttggagtgtgactgtttgaggttgtggaggggtgtcttttatactgataacaagttcaaacaggtgctattaatacaggtaacgagtggaggcctccaaaagaagaagttacaggtctgtgagagccataaatcttgcttgtttgtaggtgaccaaatacttattttccaccataatttgcaaataaattcattaaaaatcctacaatgtgattatcggattttcttttttaattttgtctgtcatagttgaagtgtacctatgatgaaaattacaggtctctctcatctttttaagtgggagaacttgcacaattggtggctgactaaatactttttttgccccactgtataacaatgtattgagataaacttttgttattgaccaaatacttattttccaccataatttgcaaataaattcattaaaaatcctacaatgtgattttctggattttttttctctcattttgtctgtcatagttgaagtgtacctatgatgaaaattacaggcctctctcatctttttcagtgggagaacttgcacaattggtggctgactaaatacttttttgccccactgtatactgtatgtgggcTAATGTAGGTGGAGCACAACATGCTCTAATAGGGGAGTCTGCAGGAGGGAGTGATTGTATTCTTCAGAGATCATGAGCTACATACTGTGTACCTAAATAAGGACAAGCAATAAAAGGTCCTTCTTAATAAACTAAACTCTGACTTTCGTACATTCAAACTGCATGAACACAGTTGTAGTCAAAGCAAGATCTGAACTACACTTAATCATGTCTGCATTTTGTGAAAAGCAATAACAGTAAAATCTCACcaaagatcactttctgagtcaaaaggCAAATCAAGAtctaccattcagaaatgtttcaACATAATATATATGGTGGTTTCCAACGTAGCCCTATAGCCATTGTACTGAGGAGTAGGCGGCTTTATCTCACCAAACATCTGCTTTTTTGTACACAGCTGCTATCCACTGGCAAGCTAAACAATGACCAGTTATAAAAAGATACAGGGGAGGCACCTACATTTAAACAACAGAATAGACAACACTGAAAATAAGTTTCGGCCCAGCTGTAGCGTAGCAAACACACTAGTGAATTGTATTAAAAGAGGTTCCATTTGTTTTGATCTATACATTGGGACAATGGGCACTTGAAAAGAGGGATCACCCTACTAATAACCCTAGGTATAGTTATTTAATTTGTCTGCATCAGTGAATCTCATCGAGGCCCAAATTCAACAAGAGACTGAGAATGACCAACAAAGGAGGTTTGAAATGATAACAACAGCACAATGGTTAAATGGGAATTTTCTCCAGAAACAACTGTACAAAAGTTTTTGAGATGAATATTTACTATCATCTTGTCTCAAAGTCCACTAAGATGTAACGCCTTCTCTTGGATGTAAATTATCATGTCACCTTCTCATTAACTTCCTGTTCCCTCTCCTTCATGCAGTGTTAACATCCTCGCTGGCAGCCATGTGATGTTACTGGAGTGTATAATAAACTAATGTCAGGTCAGGGTTGTCTCTAAGTGACTCCAGTTCTGGTATACCTCTTCGCTCCTcctagacagggagagggagggagggaaggattgAGAGGGACAAGGAAAGAGCAGCAGAGATGGGGGACGAGAAAAGGTGTAGCAAAAAAGTTAAAGAAAAATGATGATGTGTTTcattattagatactttgtaccaGAGGAAGGAAACAAGACTGATGCTCTGTTGTTTAATCTCATTGTTCTGCAGAAAGTAACTCAATACTCAACACATCTAGAACCATTCCTAAATCTAGTGGGAGGAACAAAGAAGCCAAGCTTAAAAGTTCACTGACTTGACACATACTGTTAAAGGCACAAGAAGATCAAAGGCAttgctatactgaacaaaaatatgaatgcaacttgcaacaatttcaaagatttaactgaattacagttcatataagggcaCAGCAATGGGTAGGCCAgggagggcataggtccacccacttgggagccagacccccctcccttccctcccctcccagacaacctgcaggtgaagaagcctgatgtggTGGTCCTGGCTGgtatggttacatgtggtctgcagttgtgaggccggttgaatgggtaggtgtgtccaaacgtttgactggtactgtatgtacaataTGCAGTGTGGCGTCTCATTGTGTAACCCAAACATTTCAAATGGGCAAAACTGGTTGCAGTGACATCAGGCCGGTTATCAAACTCAGGTGGTCTGTGCAACTCAATACCACATTAACCCACTGACACAGAGCTAAAGCCAACAGTTGTAGACATGAGGGCTGATAAAGCTGCTGTATTGCATCTCCTATGTTTATCAGCCTGTAGAATTATTACTAACCTGGTTTTCTGCTGGTTTAATGTGAGTTATCTCTGCATACTGAACGTCATCTTGCTTTCTTTCAGGTGAATCTATAAAGGCAAATAAAGTAAATGAAATATACAGTGTGGGTGGGAGTAACTGACAGATATGTACACATGCTCATCCCCAAGACAGGTTCTGAAAACACTAAAGAATCATGTTACTATGGATTCCTGTGTCTGTGAGGTCTGTTTGGCACCAGAGAACCTATAAAGTAATTGTCAGactgtgcttgtgtttgtgtgccttCTGCTTTTTCAACATTTAGAGAAGTGGTCTGAGACAATGCAACTGTCTGAGCAAGCAGAGGAAGTGTGGAAGATACACCACTTCATTTGACCTGCGTCTGTTGTTCAGGCAAACATTTCCTACATTTATAAAACACTATCAATGGTAATTAATAAAGGTTGTGCACAACATGTTTTGAATTTGACAAGGAGAATGACCTCACCCTGTAAAAAGCTAAATACCTGCACGTGAGTGTCCGTTTCTCCTCTTCTTCAGATATATTGTAAGTCCAACAAGTCCTGAGGCAACCAGAACACAGATTACAGCAATAATAAGACAATCTTGAgtcctctcatcaccatctaaagtaaaaagaaagaaaacaataTTTTAATTAAAACATTGGGTTTCATAAAATGAGCTCTACCATACTTATTGTTTCATATAGTAGTTGGTATTGTCTGGATGTCTGCAATGTGACAttggtactgtacatgtttttACCTGTCATCTTAGAGGGATCACTCTCTATACAGGAATGTGGAACAACAGCTGTCTCCTTGCTCACTGGGTTGGCAGCCTCACATCTGTAAGagtctctgttctgttcatccaccttgagaggtatagagagggtgATGTTGTGGTCAGGGCTGCTGGTCTGGTTGAGTATCTCCCCTCCTTTGTACCAGGACAGGGTcacctctctcccgttctccacAGAACACACTGCGCTACAGGAGATTTTATCATGGACCGTCACCTGAGGTTTGGACAGAACATCTGGAAGACAAATAATGAAAAAAATGTGAATTAGTGAAATGAAACTTATCTTTAAAGTAGCAAAGAGCAGTTGCTACATTCATTTTTGGACTTGAAATGAATTAAATgaaatgtacccattgattcttgaataatatTTATAAATGCTTCTTGAGCTTAGAACACATAAAAAAGTTTTACTACGgtgtttgtaaacaaagaaattgtaaacaaacactatctATCGACACACTATACTTTTTTACATGATGGCTGATCAGTCCTTGAACCCATAGCtcggtctatgaatttgagagtggttacatttctccagacccatccctcagcGTTTTACCAAACCAAAAGGTGACAGCTTTAGTATTGTTTCTACTGATTGCCACTTTAATGATTTTGTAatttacagcacacacacacacttacagtacaCAGTCAGCTGAAATGTATGTGTTGTCTTCCCTTCATCTGTATTCTCCACAGTATAAACCCCAGAATCATCTATTTGTAAGTCTGACAAAGTGAAGAATCC
This sequence is a window from Oncorhynchus tshawytscha isolate Ot180627B linkage group LG34, Otsh_v2.0, whole genome shotgun sequence. Protein-coding genes within it:
- the LOC112231746 gene encoding uncharacterized protein LOC112231746 isoform X2, translated to MLFSQRKKLKVTLLHLFVLCSAQHSAQPETRQVKGIVGTVFYFPERVLNSGNLLNQHFGSIAQVHPVKKSNTNLEKRFQNRLHWNNVTGFFTLSDLQIDDSGVYTVENTDEGKTTHTFQLTVYYVLSKPQVTVHDKISCSAVCSVENGREVTLSWYKGGEILNQTSSPDHNITLSIPLKVDEQNRDSYRCEAANPVSKETAVVPHSCIESDPSKMTGLVGLTIYLKKRRNGHSRADSPERKQDDVQYAEITHIKPAENQEERRGIPELESLRDNPDLTLVYYTLQ
- the LOC112231746 gene encoding hepatocyte cell adhesion molecule isoform X1, whose protein sequence is MLFSQRKKLKVTLLHLFVLCSAQHSAQPETRQVKGIVGTVFYFPERVLNSGNLLNQHFGSIAQVHPVKKSNTNLEKRFQNRLHWNNVTGFFTLSDLQIDDSGVYTVENTDEGKTTHTFQLTVYYVLSKPQVTVHDKISCSAVCSVENGREVTLSWYKGGEILNQTSSPDHNITLSIPLKVDEQNRDSYRCEAANPVSKETAVVPHSCIESDPSKMTDGDERTQDCLIIAVICVLVASGLVGLTIYLKKRRNGHSRADSPERKQDDVQYAEITHIKPAENQEERRGIPELESLRDNPDLTLVYYTLQ